From Corvus cornix cornix isolate S_Up_H32 chromosome 6, ASM73873v5, whole genome shotgun sequence, one genomic window encodes:
- the LOC120410244 gene encoding LOW QUALITY PROTEIN: uncharacterized protein LOC120410244 (The sequence of the model RefSeq protein was modified relative to this genomic sequence to represent the inferred CDS: inserted 1 base in 1 codon), translating to RGPKVTTPAEPSVVAKLGNDDVEFLLDTGATYSVLNTLKGKLSQDTLDVFRATGVSETRPFLQPLKFKLGKHWVTHQFLYMPNSPMPLLGRDLLEKLEAEIKFSKEGGVKVIIPESKIIKAAAILVQECHGKIPKEVEEAVIQIVWANDSPGRSKKAEPVSITLKAGAPPVRQRRYPLKLEAHKGLVPVIEKFLKFGLLVECESRYNTPILPVKKADGKSYRLVQDLREIXKITEDIHPVVANPYTLLTTLTNQLGWFAALDLKDAFFCIPVHKNSHELFAFEWENPETGRKTQLTWTVLSQGFKNSLTIFGNQLAKELEDWRKQEPGGAVLQYVDDVLIAAKTRWTPFSVDIDNAAESGRKPSVNFQSPIP from the exons CGGGGACCGAAGGTAACTACCCCAGCAGAGCCTTCGGTTGTAGCTAAGCTGGGGAATGATGATGTTGAATTTCTGCTTGATACAGGGGCAACATATTCTGtgttaaatactttaaaaggtAAACTGAGTCAAGACACTCTGGATGTGTTCAGAGCTACAGGGGTAAGTGAAACAAGGCCTTTTCTCCaacctttaaaatttaaattgggAAAACACTGGGTCACTCACCAGTTCCTGTATATGCCAAATTCCCCAATGCCATTATTGGGCAGAGATTTATTGGAAAAATTGGAAGCAGAAATTAAGTTTTCCAAGGAGGGGGGAGTGAAAGTTATAATCCCAGAATCTAAAATTATCAAAGCAGCTGCTATCCTTGTACAGGAATGCCATGGAAAAATTCCCAAAGAAGTTGAAGAAGCTGTCATTCAAATAGTGTGGGCCAATGATTCTCCTGGGAGATCCAAAAAAGCTGAACCTGTGAGTATCACACTCAAAGCAGGGGCTCCACCAGTAAGGCAAAGACGATATCCTCTGAAATTAGAAGCTCACAAGGGATTAGTACCTGTGATTGAAAAGTTTCTCAAATTTGGGTTGTTAGTGGAGTGTGAATCCAGGTACAACACACCAATCTTGCCAGTAAAGAAAGCTGATGGTAAAAGCTACAGGTTGGTACAGGATTTGAGGGAAA ATAAGATAACAGAGGACATACACCCAGTGGTAGCGAATCCTTACACACTTTTGACAACGCTAACAAATCAGTTAGGGTGGTTCGCTGCTTTAGATCTCAAGGATGcctttttctgcattcctgtgcATAAGAATAGCCACGAACTCTTTGCTTTTGAGTGGGAGAATCCTGAAACAGGGAGAAAGACCCAGCTCACCTGGACAGTTTTATCACAAGGATTCAAAAACAGCCTGACCATATTCGGAAACCAGCTGGCAAAGGAGCTTGAGGACTGGAGGAAACAAGAACCAGGAGGAGCGGTTCTCCAGTATGTTGATGACGTCTTGATAGCGGCCAAGACACGTTGGACACCATTTTCTGTGGACATCGACAACGCAGCAGAGAGCGGAAGGAAGCCATCTGTCAACTTCCAGAGCCCCATACCGTAA